One segment of Streptomyces roseifaciens DNA contains the following:
- a CDS encoding single-stranded DNA-binding protein has protein sequence MNETLVTVVGNVATEPDYREAANGSPSSRFRLAATVRRWDRSKEEWTDAYTSFYTVWAWRALAANVVASLDVGEPVVVQGKLRIREEEREGKRWLSAEIDAVSVGHDLSRGTSVFRRVSPARALPAEPSAPASAPSPAPAVPDPAAVPAGAEPPPF, from the coding sequence ATGAACGAGACGCTGGTGACGGTCGTGGGAAACGTCGCGACGGAGCCGGACTACCGGGAGGCGGCGAACGGCTCGCCGTCCTCGCGGTTCCGCCTGGCGGCGACGGTGCGCCGCTGGGACCGGTCCAAGGAGGAGTGGACGGACGCGTACACGAGCTTCTACACCGTGTGGGCGTGGCGCGCGCTCGCGGCCAACGTGGTGGCGTCGCTGGACGTGGGGGAACCGGTCGTGGTGCAGGGCAAGTTGCGCATCCGCGAGGAGGAGCGCGAGGGGAAGCGGTGGCTGTCGGCGGAGATTGACGCGGTGTCGGTCGGCCACGACCTGAGCCGCGGGACGTCGGTGTTCCGCAGGGTGTCGCCGGCGAGGGCGCTGCCGGCGGAGCCGTCCGCTCCGGCATCCGCTCCGTCACCCGCTCCGGCCGTTCCGGATCCGGCGGCCGTCCCCGCCGGTGCGGAGCCGCCGCCCTTCTGA
- a CDS encoding GTPase — MTTVRPADQSADRSADRSADRRAGTRDERSAGRRPAPDTATSAGSWDDGLIARRARPDRPPRAGSAPEARNAPPPRPETLPRPPAVPVPHPGAAVLRPRLDALRELVGLSRARLDRRTLAEAGRVLDEAVARQRHPLDLTVVAIAGASGSGKSTLFNALARAQLSEAGVRRPTTAAPVACVWTEEPERADGVLDRLGIPARSRRQPVRPYDPALNGLVLLDLPDHDSASPGHREQVDRLLGLVDAVIWVVDPEKYADAVLHERYLRPLAGYAEVSFIVLNQVDRLGTDAADQVLDDLRRLLDDDGIALGEHGEPGAEVLALSALTGDGVGELREILGKFTASRGAALRRLTADVDGVSARLRGAYVADGRPGLTESARHEFEDRLAEAVGAQAAGLAAERAWLRDAGRACGTPWTRARQWCVRGRAARKAAGGAAAGAGGTSTGTRTGTGRGSVAGAGSGADPKAGAEGKSGAAVPAPASPSLSLPAAAGAGTDAAGSAAPPSRAVSRPLVEQAVRALAYEASAGLPDPWALAVREAARRGAEGLAEALDAASAAAAAAMAGAGAPGRPGMWRTGARRASAWCTGVGRPVAPPAAGGDSSGRTGWRTGGRLVGGRRARGGGAARPIRPGWWAVAAAVQWVLSALQAVAAAWLLGVLTGSWGGDWWVPGPLLAGGVAGGPALAWCCRAMARGPARRYGLETERRLRNAAAGCGRERVLEPVAAELLRYQEVRAQYVIAAGEA; from the coding sequence GTGACCACCGTGCGCCCCGCCGACCAATCCGCCGATCGATCTGCCGACCGATCCGCCGACCGGCGTGCCGGAACCCGGGACGAACGGTCCGCCGGCCGCCGCCCCGCCCCCGACACCGCCACCTCCGCGGGCAGCTGGGACGACGGCCTCATCGCCCGCCGCGCACGGCCCGACCGCCCCCCGCGCGCGGGCAGCGCACCAGAGGCGCGCAACGCGCCCCCGCCGCGCCCGGAGACCCTCCCGCGCCCTCCCGCCGTACCCGTGCCGCACCCCGGCGCGGCCGTCCTGCGCCCCCGCCTGGACGCCCTGCGCGAGCTCGTCGGGCTCTCCCGGGCGCGGCTGGACCGGCGCACGCTCGCCGAGGCCGGGCGGGTCCTGGACGAGGCCGTCGCCCGGCAGCGCCACCCGCTCGACCTCACCGTCGTGGCCATCGCCGGAGCCTCCGGAAGCGGCAAGTCCACCCTGTTCAACGCGCTGGCCCGGGCCCAGCTGTCGGAGGCGGGCGTGCGCCGCCCCACCACCGCCGCGCCCGTGGCCTGCGTGTGGACGGAGGAGCCCGAGCGCGCGGACGGCGTCCTCGACCGGCTCGGCATCCCCGCCCGCTCGCGGAGGCAGCCCGTCCGCCCCTACGACCCGGCCCTGAACGGGCTCGTCCTGCTCGACCTGCCCGACCACGACTCGGCCAGCCCCGGCCACCGCGAGCAGGTGGACCGGCTCCTCGGGCTCGTCGACGCGGTGATCTGGGTCGTGGACCCGGAGAAGTACGCGGACGCGGTCCTCCACGAGCGCTACCTGCGGCCCCTCGCGGGCTACGCCGAGGTGTCGTTCATCGTCCTCAACCAGGTCGACCGGCTGGGCACGGACGCCGCCGACCAGGTCCTCGACGACCTGCGCCGCCTCCTGGACGACGACGGCATCGCCCTCGGCGAGCACGGCGAGCCCGGCGCCGAGGTCCTGGCCCTGTCGGCCCTCACGGGCGACGGCGTCGGGGAACTGCGCGAGATCCTCGGCAAGTTCACGGCGTCGCGGGGCGCGGCGCTGCGGCGCCTGACGGCCGACGTGGACGGGGTCTCGGCGCGGCTGCGCGGCGCGTACGTGGCGGACGGGCGGCCGGGGCTGACGGAGTCGGCGCGGCACGAGTTCGAGGACCGGCTGGCCGAGGCGGTGGGCGCCCAGGCGGCGGGGCTGGCCGCGGAACGCGCCTGGCTGCGGGACGCCGGACGGGCCTGCGGGACGCCGTGGACGCGGGCCCGGCAGTGGTGCGTACGCGGCCGCGCGGCGAGGAAGGCCGCGGGAGGGGCTGCGGCCGGGGCTGGCGGTACGAGTACGGGCACGAGGACGGGCACAGGCAGGGGTTCGGTCGCGGGTGCGGGTTCGGGCGCGGATCCGAAGGCGGGGGCGGAGGGGAAGTCCGGCGCGGCTGTCCCTGCGCCCGCATCCCCGTCCCTCTCCCTCCCCGCGGCTGCAGGGGCGGGCACGGACGCTGCCGGATCCGCCGCGCCCCCCTCCCGCGCCGTGTCCCGCCCGCTCGTGGAACAGGCCGTACGCGCCCTGGCCTACGAGGCGTCCGCGGGGCTCCCCGACCCCTGGGCCCTGGCCGTGCGCGAGGCGGCCCGGCGCGGGGCCGAGGGGCTGGCGGAGGCCCTGGACGCGGCGTCCGCCGCCGCTGCGGCCGCGATGGCCGGCGCCGGGGCGCCCGGGCGGCCGGGGATGTGGCGCACGGGCGCCCGCCGGGCGAGCGCGTGGTGCACGGGCGTGGGCCGCCCGGTCGCCCCGCCGGCGGCCGGCGGGGATTCCTCCGGGCGGACCGGTTGGCGCACCGGCGGGCGGCTCGTCGGCGGGCGGCGTGCACGCGGAGGCGGTGCGGCCCGGCCGATCCGGCCCGGGTGGTGGGCCGTGGCAGCCGCGGTGCAGTGGGTGCTGTCGGCGCTGCAGGCCGTCGCCGCGGCATGGCTGCTCGGGGTGCTGACCGGCAGCTGGGGCGGCGACTGGTGGGTGCCGGGGCCGCTGCTGGCGGGCGGCGTCGCGGGCGGGCCGGCCCTGGCCTGGTGCTGCCGCGCGATGGCGCGCGGGCCGGCGCGCCGGTACGGGCTGGAGACGGAGCGGCGGCTGCGCAACGCGGCCGCTGGCTGCGGGCGGGAGCGGGTGCTGGAGCCCGTGGCGGCGGAGCTGCTGCGGTATCAGGAGGTGCGCGCCCAGTACGTGATCGCGGCGGGCGAGGCGTGA